One genomic segment of Virgibacillus doumboii includes these proteins:
- a CDS encoding NUDIX hydrolase, with protein sequence MGYIEELREVVGHRPLIFVGSVTIIIDELGRLLLQQRKFPNGTWGITGGLMELGESTADVARREVYEETGLKVDKLNLINIYSGPQHYIKAENGDEFYVVTVAYFSEGYEGELNIDKSESIKFEFFYPSELPENIVNSHRAILDEFLTKHYSITK encoded by the coding sequence ATGGGATACATAGAAGAATTAAGGGAAGTAGTTGGTCATAGGCCTTTAATATTTGTAGGTTCTGTTACAATTATTATTGATGAATTGGGGCGGCTGTTATTGCAGCAACGAAAGTTTCCGAATGGTACCTGGGGAATTACCGGTGGACTAATGGAATTAGGGGAATCAACAGCGGATGTAGCCAGACGGGAAGTTTATGAAGAAACTGGTCTGAAGGTTGATAAACTGAACTTAATAAACATATATTCAGGACCGCAACATTACATCAAAGCCGAAAACGGTGATGAATTTTATGTCGTTACAGTTGCTTATTTTTCGGAGGGTTACGAAGGAGAATTAAACATAGATAAATCTGAGTCTATAAAATTTGAATTCTTTTATCCCAGCGAGTTACCGGAGAATATTGTTAATAGTCACAGAGCCATATTGGATGAATTTTTAACCAAACATTATTCCATAACTAAGTGA
- a CDS encoding phosphotransferase enzyme family protein, with the protein MNIEIQHSLISNDSIMDILNEYEIDVIQCNLLARGLNDSYMIRTEKESFIFRVYRSGWRTKEAILFELDAINQLHTKDFKASFPIKKKNGEWLCEMEAPEGLRYGVLFSYAVGERPQINVENSRVIGATLGKLHELTNHVRSNYERGFGLDTDHLLDEPAAVIFPVINRYLDQEAGKTLEVVVENVKADLAELDLETGFCHGDFHNHNMHIHDGEIEMFDFDCCAIGFRAYDIAVSWWNLKNNYKNLEAECWDAFLEGYLDERELATDDFKSLPLFITARRIRLMGTMLANEDVWGTNWINARTLELFIWQLKTDRLGDEEFYE; encoded by the coding sequence TTGAATATAGAGATACAGCATTCATTAATTAGTAATGATTCCATTATGGATATATTGAACGAGTATGAAATAGATGTTATTCAATGCAATCTTCTGGCCAGGGGATTGAATGATTCATACATGATTCGGACAGAAAAAGAATCTTTTATTTTCAGGGTATATCGGTCCGGATGGAGAACGAAGGAAGCTATTCTGTTTGAATTGGATGCAATCAATCAACTGCATACAAAGGATTTTAAGGCTTCTTTTCCAATCAAAAAGAAAAATGGTGAATGGTTATGCGAAATGGAGGCACCTGAGGGATTGCGTTACGGGGTGCTTTTTTCGTATGCAGTAGGGGAGCGGCCGCAAATTAATGTGGAAAACTCCAGGGTGATTGGGGCGACACTTGGGAAGTTGCACGAACTGACCAATCACGTTAGGAGTAACTATGAGCGAGGATTTGGTCTGGATACCGACCATTTACTTGACGAACCGGCTGCTGTTATTTTCCCGGTGATTAATCGGTATCTTGATCAAGAAGCGGGTAAGACGTTGGAAGTTGTTGTGGAAAATGTTAAGGCGGATTTAGCGGAACTGGATCTTGAAACGGGGTTTTGCCATGGTGATTTTCACAACCACAACATGCATATACATGACGGTGAAATAGAGATGTTTGACTTTGACTGCTGTGCGATTGGGTTCCGGGCTTATGACATTGCGGTTTCGTGGTGGAACCTGAAAAATAATTATAAAAACCTTGAGGCGGAATGCTGGGATGCCTTTTTGGAAGGTTATTTGGATGAGCGGGAGCTTGCGACTGATGATTTCAAAAGCTTGCCACTATTCATTACTGCCAGAAGAATTCGGCTGATGGGCACGATGCTCGCAAATGAAGATGTATGGGGCACAAACTGGATCAACGCGCGGACCCTGGAGCTTTTTATATGGCAGTTAAAGACGGACAGGCTTGGGGATGAGGAGTTTTATGAATGA
- a CDS encoding GNAT family N-acetyltransferase → MVNIDIRILVPEDAEAYRKLRLEALLNSPEAFNSSYEEVQRNSVNAYKVRFQSENSYSFGAFEDDVLIGVVTLVRETKLKTDHITTIFAVYVTPYKRGRGVGKQLLQTAVNHAMSLNGVEQVKISVVAKKDTAKSLYYAMGFVPYGTHKRAVKLGDIYYDEEQMIMFL, encoded by the coding sequence GTGGTAAATATCGATATCCGGATCCTTGTTCCGGAAGATGCAGAAGCATACCGAAAGTTAAGATTGGAAGCACTTTTAAATAGCCCCGAAGCATTCAATTCAAGTTATGAAGAGGTACAAAGAAACTCGGTGAACGCCTATAAGGTCAGGTTTCAATCAGAGAATTCGTATAGTTTCGGTGCGTTTGAGGATGATGTGCTGATCGGTGTCGTTACACTTGTGCGGGAGACGAAATTGAAAACTGATCATATAACTACTATTTTTGCTGTGTATGTTACCCCATATAAACGTGGCAGAGGAGTCGGCAAACAATTATTGCAGACAGCTGTCAATCATGCAATGTCACTTAATGGTGTTGAGCAGGTAAAAATATCTGTTGTGGCAAAAAAAGATACAGCAAAAAGTCTCTATTATGCCATGGGATTTGTCCCGTATGGTACACATAAACGAGCGGTGAAACTGGGAGATATCTATTATGATGAGGAACAGATGATAATGTTTTTGTGA
- a CDS encoding MDR family MFS transporter, with product MTNSHQEYIQQLNKFPIVAVLLSGAFLAILNQTLLATAIPPIMDDFGLTESTAQWLTTIFMLVNGIMIPVTAFLIETFTARKLLLTAMSTFAAGTLICGLAPNFLILMVGRVVQASGAGIMLPLMMTIFLLIFPIEKRGTAMGTVGLVISFAPAIGPTLSGWIVEQYPWRVMFFVILPLAIIDIIFAYFVMKNVTEQTYPKVDILSIILSTFGFGGLLFGFSSAGNSGWASPVVIVSLLIGVIALITFILRQLKLKQPILEFRVFKYRRFTIATVIGMIVFMALIGAETMLPIYMQNMAGFSALESGIMIMPGALLMGFMSPVTGRIFDKVGARWLSITGLSIVTVTTFMFTGLSTETSLQYLTVVFAIRMLGISMVMMPVTTAGLNQLPNRLIPHGTAMNNTMRQVAASIGTAILVTIMTAAALDSSADAKPYEMIHGVNIAFYVATGLSAIGLVLSFYMKGTKPAEDHKSAELAEKNR from the coding sequence GTGACAAATAGTCATCAGGAATATATCCAACAGTTAAATAAGTTTCCAATCGTTGCTGTATTGCTATCAGGTGCGTTTTTGGCAATTTTGAACCAAACATTGCTGGCTACGGCTATTCCGCCAATTATGGATGATTTTGGTCTAACCGAAAGTACTGCACAATGGCTGACGACAATTTTTATGCTGGTGAACGGGATTATGATTCCTGTCACAGCTTTTTTAATCGAAACGTTTACCGCAAGAAAACTGCTGCTGACAGCGATGTCCACTTTTGCTGCCGGTACATTGATCTGCGGGCTTGCTCCAAACTTCCTTATCTTAATGGTCGGGAGAGTCGTTCAGGCATCAGGTGCGGGGATTATGCTGCCGTTAATGATGACTATTTTTCTATTAATCTTTCCCATCGAAAAACGTGGTACTGCGATGGGAACAGTAGGATTGGTTATTTCATTTGCTCCGGCAATCGGACCGACACTTTCGGGCTGGATTGTTGAACAGTATCCATGGCGGGTGATGTTTTTCGTTATTTTGCCGTTAGCCATTATTGATATTATTTTTGCGTATTTTGTTATGAAAAATGTGACAGAGCAGACGTATCCAAAGGTTGATATCCTATCGATTATTTTATCAACATTCGGGTTCGGAGGATTGTTGTTCGGGTTCAGCAGTGCTGGAAACAGTGGCTGGGCAAGCCCGGTCGTAATTGTCTCGCTTCTTATTGGAGTGATTGCGCTAATCACATTTATATTGCGTCAATTAAAGCTGAAACAGCCTATTTTGGAGTTTCGCGTGTTTAAATACAGGAGATTTACGATAGCGACTGTTATCGGCATGATTGTATTTATGGCACTGATTGGTGCCGAAACTATGTTGCCAATATATATGCAAAACATGGCCGGATTCAGTGCGCTTGAGTCTGGGATAATGATTATGCCGGGGGCGCTGCTGATGGGTTTCATGTCGCCTGTTACCGGAAGAATTTTTGATAAAGTGGGTGCCAGATGGCTGTCAATTACTGGACTCTCCATTGTAACAGTCACAACGTTTATGTTTACCGGCCTGTCAACGGAAACATCGCTACAGTACCTTACAGTAGTTTTTGCAATTCGAATGTTGGGGATATCGATGGTGATGATGCCTGTTACGACAGCTGGCCTCAACCAATTGCCGAATCGCTTAATACCGCACGGAACAGCGATGAACAATACAATGCGACAGGTTGCAGCATCAATTGGCACGGCCATATTGGTTACGATAATGACTGCCGCAGCGCTTGATTCGAGTGCTGACGCCAAACCGTATGAGATGATTCACGGAGTAAATATCGCTTTTTATGTTGCGACAGGACTGTCAGCGATTGGACTTGTTCTTTCTTTTTATATGAAAGGCACAAAACCGGCAGAGGACCATAAATCCGCTGAACTTGCTGAAAAAAATCGCTAA
- a CDS encoding AI-2E family transporter has translation MKTPSRFMKFVGGRDLFYGLILLMLIGITILIYTKVSFIFHPIIVIFSTIVPPVILAFIAYYLLNPIVDLLERIHIKRIWGVVILILGISGLLTGLILLFAPAIETQIKSLAANFPDYIQQMGDGIKNWIQSSFLAPYYDQGYQWLTSNLSGITSRIGEYLGGAVQGVQNVASAVTNVVVALITFPFILFFLLKDGDRFKRFCVKLLPPKYRDDANHILHNMDVQVGSYIQGQIIVASCIGLLLYIGYLIIGLDYAITLAIIAAITSVVPYLGPMIAISPAIIIALVASPFMFLKLAVVWAAVQFLEGNFISPNVMGKTMQVHPLTIIIVLLVAGNLFGVVGVILGIPGYAILKVIVVYVYSKFKQRYNRFYGEEYGSYE, from the coding sequence ATGAAAACACCTAGTCGATTTATGAAGTTCGTTGGCGGAAGGGATTTATTTTATGGGTTGATTTTGTTGATGCTTATCGGTATTACGATACTTATTTATACCAAAGTATCATTCATATTTCACCCGATAATTGTTATCTTTTCAACGATTGTTCCGCCGGTTATTCTGGCTTTTATTGCGTACTATTTATTAAATCCGATTGTCGATCTATTGGAACGGATACATATTAAACGAATATGGGGTGTTGTCATTCTTATTCTTGGCATAAGTGGGCTGCTTACTGGACTCATTCTGCTTTTTGCACCGGCAATTGAAACCCAGATAAAGAGCTTGGCGGCCAATTTCCCCGACTACATACAGCAAATGGGAGACGGGATTAAGAACTGGATCCAGAGCTCCTTTTTAGCACCTTATTATGATCAGGGATACCAGTGGCTGACATCGAATCTGAGCGGGATTACGAGCAGGATTGGTGAATATCTGGGAGGAGCTGTACAAGGTGTGCAAAACGTTGCCAGCGCAGTTACCAATGTTGTCGTTGCGCTTATCACATTTCCGTTTATTTTATTTTTCCTGCTAAAAGATGGGGATCGATTTAAACGTTTTTGTGTTAAATTGCTGCCACCAAAATACAGAGATGATGCCAATCATATTTTGCACAACATGGATGTTCAGGTTGGTTCATATATTCAGGGGCAGATCATTGTTGCCTCATGTATTGGCCTGCTGTTGTATATCGGTTATTTAATAATTGGGCTGGATTATGCGATAACACTGGCGATAATCGCTGCAATCACAAGTGTTGTCCCATACCTTGGACCGATGATTGCCATATCGCCGGCTATTATCATCGCACTTGTAGCTTCACCTTTCATGTTTTTAAAGCTGGCGGTCGTCTGGGCGGCTGTGCAATTTCTGGAAGGCAACTTTATCTCACCTAATGTCATGGGCAAAACAATGCAAGTTCATCCGCTTACGATTATTATCGTATTATTGGTGGCGGGGAACCTGTTTGGCGTTGTTGGTGTAATCCTCGGTATCCCGGGATATGCTATATTGAAAGTGATTGTTGTGTATGTTTATAGCAAGTTTAAGCAACGATACAATCGATTTTATGGTGAAGAATATGGCAGTTATGAATAA
- a CDS encoding VOC family protein, whose protein sequence is MSFHYEVIDHVQLAAPIGGEIDARVFYQELLGFKEVEKPEQLKINGGVWFQAGNVHIHIGVEDPFVPAKKAHPAIHVKNIEAMKAYLNGKGVAFKVDDKLPGANRFYVTDPFGNRLEFLEWKN, encoded by the coding sequence ATGTCTTTTCATTATGAAGTGATTGATCATGTACAATTGGCAGCACCTATTGGCGGAGAGATTGACGCTCGGGTATTTTATCAGGAACTTTTGGGTTTCAAAGAAGTTGAAAAGCCTGAGCAGCTGAAAATAAATGGCGGAGTATGGTTCCAGGCAGGGAATGTCCATATACATATTGGTGTGGAAGATCCGTTTGTACCTGCCAAAAAAGCTCATCCGGCTATTCATGTAAAAAATATTGAAGCGATGAAGGCGTATTTGAATGGGAAAGGTGTGGCATTTAAGGTGGATGACAAACTTCCTGGCGCAAATCGGTTCTATGTAACGGATCCGTTCGGGAATCGCCTGGAATTCCTGGAATGGAAAAATTAG
- a CDS encoding RNA polymerase sigma factor, with the protein MEDLIDACKTGDIVAYGKLIDHYSSTVERFAFQIGVPFQDVPDVSQEVFIRIYRHLDRFDGKSSFSSWLYKITLNSARDYHRKHSSLLKKFNRLKNEKSRLSHSTENSLKQVLKDEEDQFLHMCINQLNEKYRIPIVLHYFHDMKYEQISEIIGVKLSTVKVRVMRGKKLLAENLESGEREGGFLNG; encoded by the coding sequence TTGGAAGATTTAATTGATGCTTGTAAGACAGGAGATATAGTTGCATATGGGAAATTAATTGATCACTACAGTTCAACAGTGGAACGGTTTGCTTTCCAAATTGGTGTTCCATTTCAGGACGTTCCGGATGTTTCCCAGGAAGTTTTCATACGAATATATCGACATTTAGACCGATTTGATGGAAAGTCATCATTTTCCTCCTGGCTTTATAAAATCACATTGAATAGTGCCCGTGACTACCATAGAAAGCACTCAAGCTTGCTTAAGAAGTTTAATCGTTTAAAAAATGAAAAATCAAGACTTTCCCATTCCACTGAAAATAGTTTGAAGCAAGTGTTAAAGGATGAAGAAGATCAATTTCTTCATATGTGTATCAATCAATTGAATGAAAAATACAGGATTCCGATTGTGTTGCATTACTTCCATGATATGAAATATGAGCAGATTTCAGAAATTATTGGGGTTAAACTGTCGACTGTTAAGGTAAGAGTGATGCGCGGCAAAAAACTGCTTGCTGAGAACTTGGAATCGGGAGAAAGGGAAGGAGGATTTTTAAATGGATAA
- a CDS encoding sporulation protein, which produces MDDTLKYLRESLANYSEHELCQQINQKLESADYDSEGDFVKTLDDREMAYLNDVLEREINYAKNVQNDIRVSELNEVYELLF; this is translated from the coding sequence ATCGACGATACATTAAAATATTTGCGTGAATCATTGGCTAATTACAGTGAGCATGAGCTTTGTCAGCAAATTAATCAAAAGCTGGAATCTGCGGACTATGATAGCGAGGGTGATTTTGTAAAAACTCTGGACGACAGAGAAATGGCATATTTAAATGATGTACTTGAACGGGAAATTAACTATGCCAAAAATGTTCAGAACGATATACGTGTCAGCGAATTAAACGAAGTCTATGAGTTATTATTTTGA
- the sspL gene encoding small, acid-soluble spore protein L encodes MSEKNDNWSKRRVNSSVNPQGQSEDMADQLPKSKPEHRAKKKNTRI; translated from the coding sequence ATGAGTGAAAAAAATGATAACTGGAGTAAACGCAGAGTTAACTCGAGTGTTAACCCGCAAGGACAATCAGAGGATATGGCAGACCAGCTGCCAAAGTCAAAGCCTGAACACCGGGCGAAAAAGAAAAACACAAGAATTTAA
- a CDS encoding fatty acyl-CoA synthetase, which yields MNTETNVHGDLSRMLERARRNTLGDLLARTRDRMPEKFAVAYDGQRLNYAELDDLVNQTAHAFLEDGMKKGDMVTVMSKNSLDFVVVNFALARIGAVMIPINYMLSVEDVQYIVEHAEVSGFIASEEFAQVLDQSAGRLEIRHRYLMDTLGTYDGDLADWVTLAAVREDQPVDFVDADIVDDDLAHVLYTSGTESRPKGVMLSHKSLISEYVSCIVDGKMAAEDVAVHALPLYHSAQLHVFLGPSIYVGSSGIILGAASPEVILKTIEEEGATQLFAPPTVWIALLRHPEFDERDLSSLKKCYYGAAIMPREILKELAERLPNAQFWNFYGQTEVAPLATALQPGDQLRKLGSAGVPTLNVQTKIVDDDNNEVARGEVGEIVHRTPHTMKGYLHDPEKTAEVFSGGWFHSGDLGVMDEEGYITIIDRKKDMINTGGVNVSSREVEETIYQMDGVSEVAIIGIPDAYWIEAVTAIIVPKEGASLKSEAVMEFCEDRLSKFKVPKYVDFTNQLPKNPSGKVLKRSLRDQYEGLGEK from the coding sequence ATGAACACGGAAACAAATGTACATGGTGATCTTAGCAGGATGTTGGAACGGGCACGAAGGAACACACTTGGTGATCTGCTGGCACGAACACGCGACCGGATGCCTGAGAAGTTTGCGGTTGCCTATGATGGACAGCGGTTGAATTATGCGGAACTGGATGACCTGGTTAACCAGACAGCACATGCATTTCTGGAAGATGGGATGAAAAAAGGTGATATGGTAACCGTAATGTCCAAAAACAGTCTGGACTTTGTTGTAGTGAATTTTGCATTGGCCAGGATTGGTGCTGTAATGATTCCGATCAATTACATGCTGTCGGTTGAGGATGTGCAGTATATTGTGGAACATGCGGAGGTCAGCGGTTTTATTGCCTCGGAAGAATTCGCACAGGTGCTGGATCAATCAGCCGGGAGACTGGAAATCAGGCATCGTTATTTAATGGATACACTCGGTACATACGACGGTGATCTTGCTGACTGGGTAACTTTGGCGGCTGTGAGGGAAGATCAGCCAGTTGATTTTGTTGATGCTGATATTGTGGATGATGACCTTGCACATGTGTTGTATACGAGTGGAACGGAATCCCGGCCTAAAGGTGTTATGCTTTCTCATAAAAGTCTAATAAGTGAATATGTCAGCTGTATTGTTGACGGGAAAATGGCAGCAGAGGACGTCGCGGTCCATGCCTTGCCACTTTATCACAGTGCACAGTTACATGTGTTTCTGGGACCAAGTATTTACGTTGGATCGAGCGGAATAATTTTGGGAGCAGCAAGTCCTGAAGTTATTTTAAAAACAATTGAAGAAGAAGGTGCGACACAGCTGTTTGCCCCGCCGACTGTCTGGATTGCACTGTTGAGGCATCCGGAATTTGATGAGCGGGACCTGTCCTCGCTGAAAAAATGCTATTATGGTGCCGCAATCATGCCGCGGGAAATTTTGAAAGAGCTTGCTGAACGGCTGCCGAATGCACAGTTCTGGAATTTTTACGGACAGACGGAGGTCGCTCCACTTGCAACAGCACTACAGCCTGGGGATCAATTGCGGAAACTGGGGTCAGCTGGGGTGCCGACTTTGAACGTACAAACGAAAATAGTCGATGATGATAATAATGAAGTTGCACGTGGCGAAGTTGGTGAGATTGTTCACCGTACACCACATACAATGAAGGGTTATTTGCATGATCCGGAGAAGACGGCAGAAGTTTTTTCCGGCGGCTGGTTCCATAGTGGGGACCTGGGTGTAATGGACGAGGAAGGCTATATAACAATTATTGACCGCAAAAAGGATATGATTAATACAGGCGGTGTGAATGTTTCAAGTCGTGAGGTTGAAGAAACGATTTATCAGATGGATGGTGTATCGGAAGTTGCCATAATCGGTATCCCTGATGCGTACTGGATTGAAGCGGTGACAGCAATCATTGTGCCAAAAGAAGGTGCAAGTCTGAAAAGTGAAGCTGTCATGGAATTTTGTGAAGACAGGCTTTCCAAGTTCAAAGTTCCAAAGTACGTAGATTTTACCAATCAACTGCCAAAAAATCCAAGCGGGAAAGTGCTGAAGCGTTCGTTAAGGGATCAGTATGAAGGGCTTGGAGAGAAATAG
- a CDS encoding RDD family protein, with product MDENQVEYTTSETVERNYAGFWMRFWAYLADLVIVFSVNGILLTPFRFINDGGGVDVGFWTLTGIVSVIVIYLYFLLMTKYFGQTLGKMIFGLRVVREDAEPLKWNDLLFREVVGRFLHRVFFVTGVLYLFVAFAPEKQGIHDIIGNTRVVFDR from the coding sequence ATGGACGAAAATCAGGTAGAATACACAACATCGGAAACAGTTGAACGAAACTATGCGGGCTTTTGGATGCGCTTTTGGGCATACTTGGCTGATTTGGTAATCGTGTTTAGTGTTAACGGCATCCTCCTTACACCATTTCGTTTTATCAATGATGGAGGCGGAGTGGATGTCGGGTTCTGGACACTAACCGGTATTGTCAGTGTGATTGTTATTTATTTGTACTTCCTGCTGATGACGAAATACTTTGGCCAGACACTTGGCAAAATGATATTTGGCCTGCGCGTTGTCCGGGAGGATGCAGAACCGCTGAAGTGGAACGATCTTCTTTTTAGAGAAGTTGTCGGACGATTTCTGCATCGCGTGTTTTTTGTTACAGGAGTACTTTATCTTTTTGTTGCGTTTGCCCCGGAAAAGCAGGGCATTCATGACATCATTGGCAACACACGCGTTGTATTTGACAGGTAA
- the sppA gene encoding signal peptide peptidase SppA — MNTKRWIALAIAVGLFVVSVGFQFVSSIATANFQDMFKLPDASKKFQEEVVEEGTGSKIAVLELEGVIQNTSAASLLNTGAYNHERFLDMIETAGEDRTVDGIILRVNTPGGGVVESDEIHDKIVEVKEEYNKPVYVSMGNTAASGGYYVSAPADKIVAHPATLTGSIGVIMESINYAEFANKHGINFNTIKSGEFKDIMSPSRKMTDEEREILQTMIDDMYADFVQVIVEGRDMSESKVRELGDGRVYTGEQAKENGLVDALGSMEDTIAMMEEDNGWTNAKVIEYKNGFEFNQFLGGAVQSMFGAKNDLFGLTELLRESNGPRAMYLYSK, encoded by the coding sequence TTGAACACGAAACGTTGGATCGCACTTGCTATTGCGGTCGGTTTATTTGTAGTATCAGTTGGATTTCAATTTGTATCAAGTATCGCAACAGCTAATTTTCAGGATATGTTTAAACTTCCTGATGCATCAAAAAAATTTCAGGAAGAGGTTGTTGAGGAAGGTACAGGTAGTAAAATTGCCGTACTGGAACTGGAGGGTGTCATTCAAAATACCTCTGCTGCATCACTCTTAAACACCGGTGCCTATAATCATGAACGATTCCTGGATATGATTGAGACTGCCGGTGAGGACCGGACTGTTGATGGGATTATTTTACGAGTAAATACTCCCGGCGGTGGTGTAGTCGAGAGTGATGAAATTCATGACAAAATTGTTGAAGTAAAAGAAGAATATAATAAGCCTGTTTATGTGTCGATGGGCAATACAGCTGCTTCCGGCGGGTATTATGTATCTGCACCGGCTGACAAGATAGTTGCTCACCCTGCCACATTGACCGGTTCGATAGGCGTTATTATGGAAAGCATCAATTATGCTGAATTCGCCAACAAGCATGGTATTAATTTTAACACGATTAAAAGTGGTGAATTCAAGGATATTATGTCACCGTCACGTAAAATGACTGATGAGGAACGCGAAATTTTACAAACGATGATTGATGATATGTATGCAGATTTTGTGCAGGTGATTGTTGAAGGACGTGACATGTCTGAATCAAAAGTACGTGAACTTGGCGATGGCCGCGTGTACACTGGAGAACAGGCAAAAGAAAATGGTCTTGTGGACGCGTTGGGTTCCATGGAGGACACCATAGCCATGATGGAAGAAGACAATGGCTGGACAAATGCAAAGGTTATTGAATACAAAAATGGCTTCGAATTTAATCAATTCCTGGGCGGAGCAGTTCAAAGCATGTTCGGTGCAAAGAATGATTTGTTCGGACTGACGGAGCTACTTCGTGAATCCAATGGGCCGCGTGCCATGTATCTATATTCTAAATAA
- a CDS encoding YdbC family protein — protein sequence MADIKYEIIETIAVLSKSPKGWTKELNLVSWNGRDPKYDLRDWAPDKAKMGKGVTLTEEDLTNLKTALNELD from the coding sequence ATGGCCGATATAAAATATGAAATTATTGAAACAATCGCAGTGCTTTCCAAATCACCAAAAGGGTGGACGAAAGAACTTAACCTGGTAAGCTGGAACGGGCGTGACCCGAAATATGACTTGCGGGACTGGGCACCGGATAAAGCGAAGATGGGAAAAGGCGTTACATTAACGGAAGAGGACCTGACGAATCTGAAAACTGCTTTGAATGAGTTGGATTGA
- a CDS encoding short chain dehydrogenase, which produces MRVLVVGASGTVGSEIVKALEKEHEIIRAGRNGADVSVDNTSEESIRNMYEQVGKVDAVVNAAGGANFASVSDLTPELNEKGIESKLKGQINLVLLGLGYVNDGGSFTLTTGVMMDDPIPLGSSAAMANGGVKAFVKASAIEMPRGIRINSVSPNIVQESWERIGHLFKGFDPVPVNRVARAYVKSVEGAQTGKNYEVY; this is translated from the coding sequence ATGAGAGTTCTAGTTGTTGGTGCGAGCGGTACAGTTGGAAGTGAGATTGTGAAAGCTTTAGAAAAAGAACATGAGATTATTCGTGCCGGACGAAATGGGGCGGATGTTTCCGTGGATAACACATCCGAAGAGAGCATTAGAAACATGTATGAACAGGTTGGAAAGGTTGATGCTGTCGTCAATGCTGCAGGTGGTGCCAATTTTGCATCGGTTTCTGATTTGACACCGGAACTAAACGAAAAAGGAATCGAAAGTAAATTAAAGGGACAAATAAATTTGGTATTGTTAGGATTGGGCTATGTTAATGATGGTGGTAGTTTCACCTTAACAACCGGCGTAATGATGGATGATCCAATTCCACTGGGTTCTTCTGCTGCAATGGCAAATGGCGGCGTCAAAGCATTTGTAAAAGCCTCTGCAATTGAAATGCCAAGGGGGATCCGGATAAATAGCGTCAGTCCTAATATTGTGCAGGAATCATGGGAAAGGATTGGTCACTTGTTCAAAGGGTTTGATCCGGTCCCGGTTAACCGTGTAGCCCGTGCATATGTTAAAAGTGTGGAAGGTGCACAAACAGGAAAAAATTATGAAGTGTATTAA
- a CDS encoding 3'-5' exonuclease — MNFVSIDFETANEKRNSPCAIGLVVANENGITDEFYSLINPMMRFSSFNTGIHGIREEDVADVPTFAEIWPKLNSYLSRNIVVAHNASFDMSVIRHTLDYFNLTYPTMDYLCTANISRRVWPELTNHKLNTLAAHHGITFEHHHALEDARVAAKILLKAFEEYETDDMDMFLEGCNISKGRIYDRGYFPPRSKRAKRSRKLYF; from the coding sequence ATGAATTTCGTATCCATCGATTTTGAAACGGCAAATGAGAAGCGGAACAGCCCATGTGCAATCGGGTTGGTTGTTGCCAATGAGAACGGGATTACCGATGAATTTTACAGTTTAATAAATCCTATGATGCGTTTCAGTTCTTTTAACACGGGGATTCATGGTATCCGTGAGGAGGACGTAGCTGATGTACCGACATTTGCAGAAATTTGGCCGAAACTTAATAGCTATTTGTCTCGTAATATAGTTGTTGCACATAATGCGAGTTTTGATATGAGTGTTATCCGGCATACACTGGACTACTTCAATCTTACATACCCTACTATGGATTACCTTTGCACAGCGAACATTTCCAGACGGGTGTGGCCGGAACTCACAAACCATAAACTGAATACACTTGCGGCACACCATGGGATTACATTTGAACACCACCATGCACTGGAGGATGCACGAGTCGCTGCAAAAATTTTATTAAAGGCTTTTGAGGAATATGAGACGGATGACATGGATATGTTTTTAGAAGGGTGTAATATATCAAAAGGCCGGATTTATGATCGCGGTTATTTTCCACCAAGATCAAAAAGGGCGAAACGCAGTCGAAAGCTATATTTTTAA